DNA sequence from the Antarctobacter heliothermus genome:
GTCGGCAAGAACAGGCGTGGCAAGGGCCAGCGCAACTGCGCCGACGAAAAGGGTCTTCAGGGTCATTTTGGTATCCTCGGGTTTCTCTGTCAGATTGTTAAAACACGTTGTCAGAGAAAAACCGGCGGCCCACGGGCGCACGCAGAGATCGAGACCAGCGAACCGCTTAACTGAGGTGGCGCATCCCACAACACCGCTTGCCAGACGACATCGCGCACTCTCGGCGGCAGGGCCTCGCCCGATTCGACAAACAGCGCCAGAGCGGCATCGGGGCAGAGATGCTGTACCTGCATCGGCTGCCCGTGCGCGTCTACCAACACGGTCGACACGGTCAGACCACGGCAGATCACCATCGTGCCCGCCGGCCCCGCCTGACCGCGTGCAAAGGCAGCCGACTGGCTGGTCACGGCCAGAACGACCGCCAGCACAATACCAAAGAGAGATCGCAATCGCTGCTTCATCCGCTCGATATATTGGCATTGTCAGATGTGACCAAAGCGACAAAAGGAAACAGCCCCGCACCGGTTGGTGCGAGGCTGCTTTCACTGTCCATCGCCAGATAGCTTCAGGCGTCGGCCTGTGCTGTCTTGATCTCTTTTTTGACCTTCAGGGCGCGATCCGAAAGCTCGGTATCTTTCGCCTTGGCCAGAAACTTGTCCAGACCACCACGGTGGTCGACCGAGCGCAAAGCATGCGCAGAAATACGCAACTTGACGCCACGGCCCAAAGTCTCGGACTGGAGGGTCACGTCGTTCAGGTTCGGCAGA
Encoded proteins:
- the rpmB gene encoding 50S ribosomal protein L28; amino-acid sequence: MSRVCELTGKGPMVGNNVSHANNRTRRRFLPNLNDVTLQSETLGRGVKLRISAHALRSVDHRGGLDKFLAKAKDTELSDRALKVKKEIKTAQADA